A window of Bacillus sp. BGMRC 2118 genomic DNA:
CAGCTTTTTTCATTTAATACGTTAAGCAGGCTGCCACAATCCAACCTACTGATAAAGATAGAAGCAGTAAAAGAATACCGACAGCTTTATTGTCTTTTTCAATCGCTTCTGAAATGCTAAAACGAATGGTAATAAGTTCTGAAATAAAGAAGAATAATAATTGAGCGACAAGCCCAACTACACCCCAAATGATCATATCTAGTAATGATACAGAGTTGGTAATGGCTGAACCAAGAACGAAGGCAATACCTAGTAATTTACCTCCAAATGATAAAGCTGCAGCCTGGTTTCCTTTCCCAATTAACTCAAATTCTTTATGACGTGTAACGAAAACAATAATTAACATAGCAGCAATAAATACGCCAAGTGCCGTTAAAGCATAGACAGAAAAACTTTGTAACAAATTACCCATTTTCACTATTCCTCCTAACTATAATTTACGATTAACTTCCACTAAAGCTACTTCCACTTCCAAATCCTTTTCCACCTTGAAAGCTGGAGCTGCTTTTATAGCTCTTATAAGAAGGACTTGAATACAAGGCACTCTTATTTCGGAAAAAACCTCCACCATAGAAGTAGTGTCCATAATAACGGGATGAGTTGTCATCACATTCCCACACACCGTCACTATTATCCCATTCCCAGTCATCACAATCTGTGTCAGTAGGTGGTGCAGGACGATCTGCTTCATCGGAACAACCAACTAAGCTGCCGGCAACAACCGCTGCAGTAATACCTGCTAGAAGTCTCTTTGTTTTACTTTCCACACATAATCCCTCCTTTATCTGTCATGTAATACGTATGTAGTGTGAAATAGGATTCAAATTTTTTTCTTTTATCCAAGATTTACTAGGATCCACTAACTCCATCAAATGTATCATATAAGGAATATAAATAGAATATTCCTGTGAAATTTAATTACTGTTAGAATATGTTGAAACCTTTTAAGACTGGAAACGTATCACTATTAACTCAGTTTTGAAAGGAGAACTTCATTTGTCAAACATTTTTTTATTCTCACTTATTGTTGGTTTAGCAACAGCCATCATATTGTTGCCCTTTACAAATCAAAAGAAAAAAGAAAAAAACAAGTATATACAATCAGGTTTTATTACAATCATCCTTCTGATTATTCCTATCACCTTTGCATTCTATTATTTTACGAATCTTGATCGGAACTTCTCATCATTATGGATTTATGCCATTTTAGTGACCGGTGCAGGGGCACTCATTGCTACTGGTAAGGAACGAATGATAAAGGCATTTTTATTTATTGCATCGCTTTTTCTGGCAATCTATATGCTTTCTGCGACAGTATTTAATGCGAATGAAAAGTACGAAGTGGCAAAGATGGTGCAGAAGACAGAAATTACAGCATTTGATGATGCGTTAACACCTGCAAGTGTACCGCCTCAATTTGCCCGGAACAAAATGAGGAAAGCATTTGGTCAGGTTCCTAATACTAGTTATTACGAACTTGGAAACTTGCAAATTCAAAAGGTAAAGGGTGAGTTTGTCTATATCGCACCCGTTGAGTTCTCCGGCTTCTTTAAATGGGTAAATGGGGACAAAATACCAGGTTATTTTAGTTTAAGTGCTACTGATTCTTCTGCAAATCCAAAATTCATAAAAGCAGAAATGAATTATACACCTTCAGCTTATTTTCATAAAAATATTGAAAGAAAAATCCGAATGGAATACCCCGCATATATCTTTTATGGTGATCCACAGTTAGAGGTTGATGATGAAGGAACGCCACATTACATTCGTACCTTTGGTGAGTTTGTTTCTGCACGAAATGGATTTGTGGCAAAGGGTGTAGTCGTGGTGAATCCAGCAAGTGGTGCTGCGAAGTCCTATTCGTTATCAGATGCACCTGAGTTTTTAGACGGTGCCGTTTCTCCAGAAGCTGTAAGCCTGCAAAACAGTTACTTCGGGAACTATGTACACGGATTCTGGAACAGTATCTTCGGGAAAACAGATGTGAAGCATCCTTCTGATGAAGGGACAGAAGCAAATGTCAGTCCGATTTTTGATGAAGCAGGGGATATGTATTACTTTACCGACTTCTCAAGTCCTAAAGAGGGTGTCGATTCCATGTTAGGATACTCTCTAACAAATGGAAGAACCGGGAAAGCGACATACTATACGGGAAATTTAGAAGAATCGTATATGGATTCTGAAGGAGCATTGCAAATTATTGAAAAGAAGTTTATCGAGAAAAAATGGTATGGAGCAATGCCAATTTTATATAACTTCTATGGTGAAGCAAGCTGGTTAGCGCCAGTGCTAGATTCGAACGGATTTTTGCAAAATTACTTCATTGTATCAGCAGCAAATCCTGAAATCTCTGTATACGGAAACACACCAA
This region includes:
- a CDS encoding DUF350 domain-containing protein, producing MGNLLQSFSVYALTALGVFIAAMLIIVFVTRHKEFELIGKGNQAAALSFGGKLLGIAFVLGSAITNSVSLLDMIIWGVVGLVAQLLFFFISELITIRFSISEAIEKDNKAVGILLLLLSLSVGWIVAACLTY